A region from the Hypericibacter adhaerens genome encodes:
- the hisI gene encoding phosphoribosyl-AMP cyclohydrolase has protein sequence MSDASLPAEIAAAVQFDRDGLVAAIAQQHDTGEVLMLAWMNRAALSETLATGDVCYWSRSRQKLWRKGETSGQRQRLVELRVDCDGDTLLLLVDQTGVACHTGRRNCFFRAWRNGHLDTIAEVLVDPKTLYGF, from the coding sequence ATGAGCGACGCTTCCCTGCCGGCGGAGATCGCCGCGGCGGTGCAGTTCGACCGCGACGGCCTGGTCGCCGCCATCGCCCAGCAGCATGACACCGGCGAGGTGCTGATGCTCGCCTGGATGAACCGAGCGGCGCTGAGCGAGACGCTGGCGACGGGCGATGTCTGCTACTGGTCGCGATCGCGCCAGAAGCTCTGGCGCAAGGGCGAGACCTCGGGCCAGCGGCAGCGGCTGGTGGAGCTCAGGGTCGATTGCGACGGCGATACCTTGCTGCTGCTGGTCGACCAGACTGGCGTCGCCTGCCATACCGGCCGGCGCAACTGCTTCTTCAGGGCCTGGCGCAACGGACATCTCGATACGATCGCCGAGGTGCTGGTCGATCCGAAAACGCTCTACGGTTTCTGA
- a CDS encoding sulfotransferase yields MAATEKPPVFVIGPTTRCGTSLLQRLLNSTGRIVVYGENFALLQTFPDIIRNYQREADAKRKVIAMARDLLVEKKEDFEASSLFPDFDSYLRALIGSFRLLLRSYRDDAAALGFERWGIKHQIRSQTSFAILPRLLPDARYVMIYRDLLPVARSAKARWPGDFRGPQDWRRFARNWADNIRTMQRLSGDAFLLLKYENFTADPEPHLQRLERFVEIDGIDRAVMTRRINDQPRFAPDGSAVTGYRPPQPLSDEETDLMMSECAAFYRELGYGAAG; encoded by the coding sequence ATGGCCGCGACTGAAAAGCCTCCCGTCTTCGTGATCGGGCCGACCACGCGCTGCGGCACCAGCCTGCTGCAGCGCCTGCTCAACTCCACCGGCAGGATCGTCGTCTATGGCGAGAACTTCGCCCTGCTCCAGACCTTTCCGGACATCATCCGGAACTACCAGCGCGAGGCCGACGCCAAGCGCAAGGTGATCGCCATGGCGCGCGATCTCCTGGTCGAGAAGAAGGAGGATTTCGAAGCCTCGAGCCTGTTCCCCGATTTCGACAGCTACCTGCGCGCGCTGATCGGCTCCTTCCGGCTCCTCCTGCGCAGCTATCGCGACGATGCGGCGGCGCTGGGATTCGAGCGCTGGGGCATCAAGCACCAGATCCGCAGCCAGACCAGCTTCGCGATCCTGCCGCGCCTGCTGCCCGACGCGCGCTATGTGATGATCTATCGCGACCTGCTGCCGGTGGCGCGTTCGGCCAAGGCGCGCTGGCCCGGCGATTTCCGCGGGCCCCAGGACTGGCGCCGCTTCGCGCGCAACTGGGCGGACAATATCCGCACCATGCAGCGCCTCAGCGGCGACGCGTTCCTGCTCCTCAAATACGAGAATTTCACCGCCGATCCCGAGCCGCACCTCCAGCGCCTCGAGCGCTTCGTCGAGATCGACGGCATCGACCGCGCGGTCATGACCCGGCGCATCAACGACCAGCCGCGCTTCGCGCCCGACGGCAGCGCCGTCACGGGCTACCGCCCGCCGCAGCCGCTCAGCGACGAGGAAACCGACCTGATGATGTCGGAATGCGCCGCCTTCTACCGCGAGCTCGGTTACGGGGCCGCGGGCTGA
- a CDS encoding amino acid ABC transporter permease encodes MTGMVDRADRFSGATVPLWKNRTARALFYQAVVLGLLVLLTAFFVHNTGVNLAKRGIASGFGFLNGVAGFDISFKLVSYSLTSSYGRALLIGLLNTLLVAAVGVVLATVLGFVVGVARLSSNWIIAKLAAVYVDVIRNIPLLAQLIFWYFGVLSTLPGVRQSIDLLGLFFLNQRGLYAPVPELQPGFGIMPVALLVGALGAVLVSAWARRRQMMTGQPFHSFWVGLGLIVGVPMIVGLIFGFRMTWSFPELAGFNFKGGFQIAPEFIALLVGLSIHTSAFIAEIVRSGVQAVSHGQTEAGLALGLKRGIVTRKIVLPQALRVIVPPLTSQYLNLTKNSSLAVFIGFPEVVAVFAGTTLNQTGQAVECIAITMAIYLVISLLISLFMNWYNRHIALVER; translated from the coding sequence ATGACCGGCATGGTCGACCGCGCGGACCGGTTTTCCGGCGCCACGGTGCCTCTATGGAAGAACCGGACGGCGCGCGCGCTGTTCTACCAGGCGGTGGTGCTCGGCCTCCTGGTCCTCCTGACGGCGTTCTTCGTCCATAACACGGGCGTCAATCTCGCCAAGCGCGGCATCGCTTCGGGCTTCGGCTTCCTCAACGGGGTGGCCGGCTTCGACATCTCCTTCAAGCTCGTTTCCTATTCGCTGACCTCGAGCTACGGGCGGGCCCTGCTGATCGGGCTCCTGAACACGCTGCTGGTCGCCGCGGTGGGCGTGGTGCTGGCGACCGTGCTGGGCTTCGTGGTCGGCGTGGCGCGCCTCTCCAGCAACTGGATCATCGCCAAGCTGGCGGCGGTCTATGTCGACGTCATCCGCAATATTCCGCTGCTGGCGCAGCTGATCTTCTGGTATTTCGGCGTGCTTTCGACTTTGCCGGGCGTGCGCCAGAGCATCGATTTACTGGGCCTGTTCTTCCTGAACCAGCGCGGCCTCTATGCGCCGGTGCCGGAGCTGCAGCCGGGATTCGGGATCATGCCCGTGGCGCTCCTGGTCGGCGCGCTGGGCGCGGTTCTCGTCTCCGCCTGGGCACGGCGCCGGCAGATGATGACCGGCCAGCCCTTCCATTCCTTCTGGGTGGGGTTGGGCCTGATCGTCGGCGTGCCCATGATCGTCGGCCTGATCTTCGGCTTCCGCATGACCTGGTCCTTCCCGGAGCTGGCCGGCTTCAACTTCAAGGGCGGCTTCCAGATCGCGCCGGAATTCATCGCGCTCCTGGTCGGTCTCTCGATCCACACCTCGGCCTTCATCGCCGAGATCGTGCGCTCGGGCGTGCAGGCCGTGAGCCACGGGCAGACCGAGGCGGGGCTGGCGCTGGGGCTGAAGCGCGGTATCGTCACGCGCAAGATCGTGCTGCCGCAGGCCTTGCGCGTGATCGTGCCGCCGCTGACGAGCCAGTATCTGAACCTCACCAAGAATTCCTCGCTGGCGGTCTTCATCGGCTTCCCGGAGGTGGTTGCGGTCTTCGCCGGCACCACCCTGAACCAGACCGGCCAGGCGGTCGAATGCATCGCCATCACCATGGCGATCTATCTCGTGATCAGCCTCCTGATCTCGCTGTTCATGAACTGGTACAACCGCCATATCGCGCTGGTGGAGCGCTGA
- a CDS encoding amino acid ABC transporter substrate-binding protein: MNKIAMIAAAAVAVVFATGSAKASTLDDVKGRGQVTCGVNGPSGLAGFGAPDDKGNWTGLDVDICRAVAAAVFGDATKVKYVPLGSKERFTALQSGEIDLLARNSTWTLSRDTDLGLDFVAVNYYDGQGFMVRKELGVNSAKELSGATVCVQTGTTTEKNLGDYFRANNLELKSVVFETSDQARQAYDEGRCDAYTTDASGLAAERTQLKNPADNIILPEIISKEPLGPAVRHGDNQWGDIVRWSFFAMIIGEEFGITQANVDQVKSSSDNPEVRRLLGVEDEMGKMLGLDNAWAYNILKQVGNYGESFERNVGLKTPLGLARGLNELWSKGGLQYAPPAR, encoded by the coding sequence ATGAACAAAATTGCGATGATTGCCGCGGCCGCCGTGGCGGTGGTGTTTGCCACCGGCAGCGCCAAGGCCTCCACGCTCGACGACGTCAAGGGACGCGGCCAGGTGACTTGCGGCGTGAACGGGCCGTCGGGCCTCGCCGGCTTCGGCGCGCCGGACGACAAAGGGAACTGGACCGGTCTGGACGTCGATATCTGCCGCGCCGTGGCCGCGGCGGTCTTTGGCGATGCGACCAAGGTCAAATATGTGCCGCTGGGCTCGAAAGAGCGCTTCACCGCGCTGCAATCGGGCGAGATCGATCTTCTGGCGCGCAACTCGACCTGGACGCTGTCGCGTGACACGGATCTCGGCCTCGATTTCGTAGCGGTCAACTACTACGACGGCCAAGGCTTCATGGTCCGCAAGGAGCTGGGCGTCAACAGCGCCAAGGAACTGTCGGGTGCCACCGTCTGCGTCCAGACCGGCACCACCACCGAGAAGAATCTCGGCGACTATTTCCGCGCCAACAATCTCGAGCTGAAGTCGGTCGTGTTCGAGACCTCCGACCAGGCCCGTCAGGCCTATGACGAAGGCCGCTGCGACGCCTACACCACCGACGCTTCCGGCCTCGCGGCCGAGCGCACCCAGCTCAAGAATCCGGCCGACAACATCATCCTGCCCGAGATCATCTCCAAGGAGCCGCTCGGGCCGGCGGTGCGCCATGGCGACAACCAGTGGGGCGACATCGTCCGCTGGTCCTTCTTCGCCATGATCATCGGCGAGGAGTTCGGCATCACCCAGGCCAATGTCGATCAGGTGAAATCCAGCTCCGACAACCCGGAGGTCCGTCGCCTTTTGGGCGTCGAGGACGAGATGGGCAAGATGCTCGGGCTCGATAACGCCTGGGCCTATAACATCTTGAAGCAGGTCGGCAATTACGGCGAAAGCTTCGAGCGCAATGTCGGCCTGAAGACCCCGCTGGGCCTGGCTCGCGGCCTGAACGAGCTCTGGTCCAAGGGCGGCCTGCAATACGCGCCGCCCGCCCGCTGA
- the metC gene encoding cystathionine beta-lyase: MSDRPPDALPAGDDTVLTHAGNRPRDNFGVVNPPVYHASTILFPTVEALREAQASASRFSMVTYGRQGTPTTIAFEETVARLEGADRALALPSGLAAIAASLMAFLKTGDHLLMVDTVYGPVRTLCKRLLTDFGIATSFYDPAVGDRIEGLMRPETKVVYLEAPGSLTFEMQDVPAVAAAARARGATTIMDNTWATPLFFKPLKHGVDVVIEAATKYIGGHSDLMMGVVAADHERLIRIKTAAHMMGHAAAPDDCYLALRGLRTLSVRLERHQRTGLALARWLQARPEVERVLHPALPQDPGHRLWQRDFAGATGLFGIVLKPCAPAALESMLDGMELFGMGYSWGGYESLILPVDPKAIRSATRWETAGPTLRLHAGLEDPKDLIADLDRGFARLNAGGGVQEP, encoded by the coding sequence ATGAGTGACCGCCCACCCGACGCCCTGCCTGCCGGCGACGACACCGTCCTCACCCATGCCGGCAACCGGCCGCGCGACAATTTCGGCGTCGTGAATCCGCCCGTCTACCATGCCTCGACGATCCTGTTTCCGACCGTCGAAGCGCTGCGCGAGGCCCAGGCCAGCGCCAGCCGTTTCTCGATGGTGACCTATGGCCGCCAGGGAACGCCGACCACGATCGCCTTCGAAGAGACGGTCGCCCGGCTCGAGGGCGCCGACCGCGCCCTGGCGCTGCCCAGCGGGCTCGCCGCCATCGCCGCCTCGCTGATGGCCTTTCTCAAGACCGGCGATCATCTGCTGATGGTCGACACCGTCTATGGCCCGGTCCGCACGCTCTGCAAACGTTTACTGACCGATTTCGGCATCGCGACCAGCTTCTACGATCCGGCGGTGGGTGACCGGATCGAGGGCCTGATGCGGCCGGAAACCAAGGTCGTCTATCTCGAGGCGCCGGGCTCCCTCACCTTCGAGATGCAGGATGTGCCGGCGGTCGCGGCCGCGGCCAGGGCCCGGGGCGCCACGACGATCATGGACAATACCTGGGCCACGCCGCTCTTCTTCAAGCCGCTCAAGCACGGCGTCGATGTGGTGATCGAGGCGGCGACCAAATATATCGGCGGCCATTCGGATCTGATGATGGGCGTGGTCGCCGCCGACCATGAGCGGCTGATCCGGATCAAGACCGCCGCCCATATGATGGGTCATGCCGCGGCGCCCGACGATTGCTACCTGGCCTTGCGGGGCCTGCGGACGCTCTCGGTGCGCCTCGAACGCCACCAGCGCACCGGCCTGGCCCTCGCGCGCTGGCTGCAGGCCCGCCCCGAGGTCGAGCGCGTGCTGCACCCGGCCTTGCCGCAGGACCCCGGCCACCGGCTCTGGCAACGCGATTTCGCCGGCGCCACGGGACTGTTCGGCATCGTGCTCAAGCCCTGCGCGCCGGCCGCGCTCGAATCCATGCTCGACGGCATGGAGCTCTTCGGCATGGGCTATAGCTGGGGCGGCTACGAGAGCCTGATCCTGCCGGTGGATCCCAAGGCGATCCGCAGCGCCACCCGATGGGAGACCGCCGGGCCGACCTTGCGGCTCCATGCCGGCCTCGAGGATCCGAAGGATCTGATCGCCGATCTCGACCGCGGTTTCGCCCGCCTGAATGCGGGCGGCGGAGTGCAGGAGCCATGA